A single window of Salvia splendens isolate huo1 chromosome 6, SspV2, whole genome shotgun sequence DNA harbors:
- the LOC121808508 gene encoding uncharacterized protein LOC121808508 isoform X2 — translation MLEKIGLPPKPSLRGNTWVVDASNCQGCSSQFTFINRKHHCRRCGGIFCGSCTQQRMVLRGQGDSPVRICEPCKKLEEAARFELRYGHKNKSSRGGSKHASKKDEEILNQILSNENGHFSSQKGSASCSNISEVASQVEGTNVVRNLSLDKSTFTLTESGSVTPEDLRQQALHEKQKHRTLKAEGKPEEALKAFKKGKELERQATALELALRKNSKKALSSSNIDDIQQNKDEAKASGLKNKIPSQKSKGTDDVSAELKELGWSDLDLNDAEKKPATMSLEGELFSLLKEVSQKPNKEKQTVSADKSKVVAHKKRALELKRAGNVVEAKEELKRAKILERKIEEEELLGGSDDSDDELSSLIRSMDADERADFSGTYKSNMNLDFNQLIGMADDIAVDGNFDITDEDINDPEMSSALKSLGWEDDSADFDDHGNEVAFSKKDSLIAEIQSLKREALNQKKAGNTTDALALLRKAKLLEKELENPKDLINQGSAPQKGVILESVEESSFSSRASVNDAGPKSAPKSKLMIQKELIALKKKALALKREGRSDESDEELKKAKVLEEQLEGMKEAPTARQPSIGNKLSYSIDETMDNGDEEVTDQDLHDPSYLSLLKNLGWEDEDNADISSTLKEHNQSQKHIGGPSITQSTADFGVKMPKKSKSEIQRELLTLKRKALALRRQGEVEEEEEVLNKARLLEAQLKEFEEPIKIDDSPPKNKGIASVHEDSEKQAKVEIRLEKPDGIPQEIEKPQELHASQSTVSQPYSSSLQQEILAHKRKAVAFKRDGKLAEAKEELRQAKLLEKGVEETPQTTTTKSSDSSASNVSSVDKEASPSSVSKPLSSREKFKLQQKSLGHKRQALKLRREGKTAEAEAEFELAKAIESQLQESDAHDSAGPADDVSVEDFLDPQLLSALQSIGLNDGQSKSKAIERPEPAKIEADADTERAQLVEQIKADKVKAVKLKRSGKQAEALDALRRAKLHEKKLQSLT, via the exons atgTTGGAGAAAATTGGGCTGCCGCCGAAGCCATCACTGAGGGGGAATACTTGGGTGGTCGACGCCTCAAATTGCCAAGGATGTTCCTCACAGTTCACTTTCATCAATCGCAAG CACCATTGCCGCAGGTGTGGAGGCATATTTTGCGGCAGCTGTACCCAGCAAAGGATGGTATTGCGTGGTCAAGGCGACTCACCTGTCCGTATCTGTGAACCGTGTAAAAAGCTAGAGGAGGCTGCACGGTTTGAATTAAGATATGGACATAAAAATAAATCTTCTAGAG GTGGTTCGAAGCATGCTTCAAAGAAAGATGAAGAGATTTTGAATCAGATTCTCAGTAACGAGAATGGGCATTTCTCTTCACAAAAAGGCAGTGCATCATGCTCAAATATTTCCGAAGTAGCTAGTCAGGTTGAAGGTACAAATGTAGTTAGAAATCTCTCTCTCGATAAGTCTACTTTCACGTTGACAGAGTCAGGATCTGTCACCCCAGAAGATTTACGCCAGCAAGCTTTACATGAAAAACAGAAGCACAGAACTTTGAAAGCTGAAGGAAAACCCGAAGAAGCATTAAAAGCTTTTAAAAAAGGGAAAGAGCTTGAAAGGCAAGCTACAGCATTGGAGTTAGCTTtgagaaaaaatagtaaaaaggcgTTGTCATCAAGCAACATAGATGATATTCAACAAAACAAAGATGAAGCTAAAGCCTCTGGTCTTAAAAACAAAATCCCGTCTCAAAAGAGTAAAGGAACTGACGATGTTTCTGCCGAACTCAAGGAGCTGGGATGGTCGGATCTAGATCTCAACGATGCAGAAAAAAAGCCAGCAACCATGTCTTTGGAGGGTGAGCTATTTTCGCTTCTCAAGGAAGTCTCTCAGAAACCTAATAAAGAGAAGCAAACTGTCAGTGCTGATAAATCTAAGGTAGTTGCTCATAAGAAAAGGGCTCTGGAACTTAAACGAGCTGGGAATGTTGTCGAGGCCAAGGAAGAACTTAAGAGAGCTAAAATTCTTGAGAGGAAAATAGAGGAAGAGGAGCTTCTGGGTGGGTCTGATGATTCCGATGATGAACTTTCATCACTAATACGCAGTATGGATGCTGACGAGCGTGCTGATTTTTCGGGGACATATAAATCAAACATGAATTTGGATTTCAATCAGTTGATTGGAATGGCTGATGATATTGCTGTGGATGGTAATTTCGACATAACAGATGAAGACATCAATGATCCGGAGATGTCTTCTGCCTTGAAATCGTTAGGTTGGGAAGACGACTCTGCAGATTTTGATGACCATGGTAACGAGGTTGCATTTTCTAAGAAGGATTCATTAATAGCGGAGATTCAGTCTTTAAAGAGAGAAGCTCTAAATCAGAAAAAAGCAGGCAACACAACAGATGCATTGGCACTTCTTAGAAAAGCAAAACTTCTTGAAAAGGAGCTCGAAAATCCCAAAGATTTGATCAATCAGGGTTCTGCTCCTCAAAAAGGTGTAATATTGGAATCTGTGGAAGAATCTTCATTTTCCAGCAGGGCGAGTGTGAATGACGCTGGCCCTAAGTCAGCTCCAAAGAGTAAACTAATGATTCAGAAAGAGCTTATTGCCCTGAAAAAGAAGGCTCTAGCACTCAAACGGGAAGGTAGATCAGATGAGTCGGATGAAGAATTGAAAAAGGCGAAGGTTCTTGAGGAGCAGCTTGAAGGTATGAAAGAAGCTCCCACTGCAAGACAGCCAAGTATTGGCAACAAGCTGAGTTACAGCATAGATGAGACTATGGATAATGGAGATGAAGAAGTGACGGATCAAGATTTGCACGATCCTTCGTATCTGTCACTTTTGAAGAACTTGGGCTGGGAAGATGAGGATAATGCAGATATATCATCAACTTTAAAAGAACATAACCAGTCCCAGAAGCATATAGGTGGGCCCTCTATCACCCAATCTACCGCTGATTTTGGAGTGAAGATGCCTAAGAAGAGTAAGAGTGAAATTCAAAGAGAATTGTTAACGTTGAAAAGAAAAGCTCTTGCACTGAGACGCCAGGGAGaggtcgaggaggaggaggaagtgCTGAACAAGGCCAGATTGCTGGAGGCACAGTTGAAAGAATTTGAAGAACCGATCAAAATAGACGATTCTCCCCCAAAAAACAAGGGAATCGCATCTGTTCATGAAGATTCAGAAAAGCAAGCTAAAGTTGAGATTAGACTAGAGAAACCAGATGGAATACCGCAGGAGATTGAGAAGCCACAAGAATTGCATGCTTCTCAGTCGACTGTTTCTCAACCATATTCAAGTTCCCTCCAACAAGAGATCCTTGCGCACAAGAGGAAGGCGGTTGCCTTCAAGAGAGATGGGAAATTAGCAGAAGCTAAGGAGGAGCTTCGGCAGGCAAAGCTCTTGGAGAAGGGCGTGGAGGAAACACCTCAGACTACGACAACCAAATCCAGTGACAGTTCAGCATCCAATGTCTCGTCTGTGGACAAGGAGGCCAGTCCCAGTTCAGTTTCTAAACCGTTGTCAAGCCGTGAAAAGTTCAAACTGCAGCAGAAATCGCTTGGCCACAAGCGTCAAGCGCTCAAGCTGAGAAGGGAAGGTAAAACAGCAGAAGCTGAGGCCGAGTTTGAACTGGCAAAAGCTATAGAATCGCAGCTGCAAGAGTCGGACGCTCATGATTCTGCTGGGCCAGCAGATGATGTCAGCGTCGAGGATTTTCTCGATCCTCAGCTCCTGTCCGCATTGCAGTCAATCGGGTTAAATGATGGACAATCCAAATCCAAGGCTATAGAACGACCAGAGCCGGCCAAGATCGAGGCGGATGCTGATACAGAGAGAGCTCAGCTGGTGGAACAGATCAAGGCCGATAAAGTGAAGGCGGTGAAGTTAAAACGCTCCGGAAAGCAAGCTGAGGCCTTGGACGCCCTACGACGTGCTAAGCTTCATGAGAAGAAATTACAGTCTCTAACTTGA
- the LOC121808508 gene encoding uncharacterized protein LOC121808508 isoform X1, which yields MLEKIGLPPKPSLRGNTWVVDASNCQGCSSQFTFINRKHHCRRCGGIFCGSCTQQRMVLRGQGDSPVRICEPCKKLEEAARFELRYGHKNKSSRAIAGGSKHASKKDEEILNQILSNENGHFSSQKGSASCSNISEVASQVEGTNVVRNLSLDKSTFTLTESGSVTPEDLRQQALHEKQKHRTLKAEGKPEEALKAFKKGKELERQATALELALRKNSKKALSSSNIDDIQQNKDEAKASGLKNKIPSQKSKGTDDVSAELKELGWSDLDLNDAEKKPATMSLEGELFSLLKEVSQKPNKEKQTVSADKSKVVAHKKRALELKRAGNVVEAKEELKRAKILERKIEEEELLGGSDDSDDELSSLIRSMDADERADFSGTYKSNMNLDFNQLIGMADDIAVDGNFDITDEDINDPEMSSALKSLGWEDDSADFDDHGNEVAFSKKDSLIAEIQSLKREALNQKKAGNTTDALALLRKAKLLEKELENPKDLINQGSAPQKGVILESVEESSFSSRASVNDAGPKSAPKSKLMIQKELIALKKKALALKREGRSDESDEELKKAKVLEEQLEGMKEAPTARQPSIGNKLSYSIDETMDNGDEEVTDQDLHDPSYLSLLKNLGWEDEDNADISSTLKEHNQSQKHIGGPSITQSTADFGVKMPKKSKSEIQRELLTLKRKALALRRQGEVEEEEEVLNKARLLEAQLKEFEEPIKIDDSPPKNKGIASVHEDSEKQAKVEIRLEKPDGIPQEIEKPQELHASQSTVSQPYSSSLQQEILAHKRKAVAFKRDGKLAEAKEELRQAKLLEKGVEETPQTTTTKSSDSSASNVSSVDKEASPSSVSKPLSSREKFKLQQKSLGHKRQALKLRREGKTAEAEAEFELAKAIESQLQESDAHDSAGPADDVSVEDFLDPQLLSALQSIGLNDGQSKSKAIERPEPAKIEADADTERAQLVEQIKADKVKAVKLKRSGKQAEALDALRRAKLHEKKLQSLT from the exons atgTTGGAGAAAATTGGGCTGCCGCCGAAGCCATCACTGAGGGGGAATACTTGGGTGGTCGACGCCTCAAATTGCCAAGGATGTTCCTCACAGTTCACTTTCATCAATCGCAAG CACCATTGCCGCAGGTGTGGAGGCATATTTTGCGGCAGCTGTACCCAGCAAAGGATGGTATTGCGTGGTCAAGGCGACTCACCTGTCCGTATCTGTGAACCGTGTAAAAAGCTAGAGGAGGCTGCACGGTTTGAATTAAGATATGGACATAAAAATAAATCTTCTAGAG CCATTGCAGGTGGTTCGAAGCATGCTTCAAAGAAAGATGAAGAGATTTTGAATCAGATTCTCAGTAACGAGAATGGGCATTTCTCTTCACAAAAAGGCAGTGCATCATGCTCAAATATTTCCGAAGTAGCTAGTCAGGTTGAAGGTACAAATGTAGTTAGAAATCTCTCTCTCGATAAGTCTACTTTCACGTTGACAGAGTCAGGATCTGTCACCCCAGAAGATTTACGCCAGCAAGCTTTACATGAAAAACAGAAGCACAGAACTTTGAAAGCTGAAGGAAAACCCGAAGAAGCATTAAAAGCTTTTAAAAAAGGGAAAGAGCTTGAAAGGCAAGCTACAGCATTGGAGTTAGCTTtgagaaaaaatagtaaaaaggcgTTGTCATCAAGCAACATAGATGATATTCAACAAAACAAAGATGAAGCTAAAGCCTCTGGTCTTAAAAACAAAATCCCGTCTCAAAAGAGTAAAGGAACTGACGATGTTTCTGCCGAACTCAAGGAGCTGGGATGGTCGGATCTAGATCTCAACGATGCAGAAAAAAAGCCAGCAACCATGTCTTTGGAGGGTGAGCTATTTTCGCTTCTCAAGGAAGTCTCTCAGAAACCTAATAAAGAGAAGCAAACTGTCAGTGCTGATAAATCTAAGGTAGTTGCTCATAAGAAAAGGGCTCTGGAACTTAAACGAGCTGGGAATGTTGTCGAGGCCAAGGAAGAACTTAAGAGAGCTAAAATTCTTGAGAGGAAAATAGAGGAAGAGGAGCTTCTGGGTGGGTCTGATGATTCCGATGATGAACTTTCATCACTAATACGCAGTATGGATGCTGACGAGCGTGCTGATTTTTCGGGGACATATAAATCAAACATGAATTTGGATTTCAATCAGTTGATTGGAATGGCTGATGATATTGCTGTGGATGGTAATTTCGACATAACAGATGAAGACATCAATGATCCGGAGATGTCTTCTGCCTTGAAATCGTTAGGTTGGGAAGACGACTCTGCAGATTTTGATGACCATGGTAACGAGGTTGCATTTTCTAAGAAGGATTCATTAATAGCGGAGATTCAGTCTTTAAAGAGAGAAGCTCTAAATCAGAAAAAAGCAGGCAACACAACAGATGCATTGGCACTTCTTAGAAAAGCAAAACTTCTTGAAAAGGAGCTCGAAAATCCCAAAGATTTGATCAATCAGGGTTCTGCTCCTCAAAAAGGTGTAATATTGGAATCTGTGGAAGAATCTTCATTTTCCAGCAGGGCGAGTGTGAATGACGCTGGCCCTAAGTCAGCTCCAAAGAGTAAACTAATGATTCAGAAAGAGCTTATTGCCCTGAAAAAGAAGGCTCTAGCACTCAAACGGGAAGGTAGATCAGATGAGTCGGATGAAGAATTGAAAAAGGCGAAGGTTCTTGAGGAGCAGCTTGAAGGTATGAAAGAAGCTCCCACTGCAAGACAGCCAAGTATTGGCAACAAGCTGAGTTACAGCATAGATGAGACTATGGATAATGGAGATGAAGAAGTGACGGATCAAGATTTGCACGATCCTTCGTATCTGTCACTTTTGAAGAACTTGGGCTGGGAAGATGAGGATAATGCAGATATATCATCAACTTTAAAAGAACATAACCAGTCCCAGAAGCATATAGGTGGGCCCTCTATCACCCAATCTACCGCTGATTTTGGAGTGAAGATGCCTAAGAAGAGTAAGAGTGAAATTCAAAGAGAATTGTTAACGTTGAAAAGAAAAGCTCTTGCACTGAGACGCCAGGGAGaggtcgaggaggaggaggaagtgCTGAACAAGGCCAGATTGCTGGAGGCACAGTTGAAAGAATTTGAAGAACCGATCAAAATAGACGATTCTCCCCCAAAAAACAAGGGAATCGCATCTGTTCATGAAGATTCAGAAAAGCAAGCTAAAGTTGAGATTAGACTAGAGAAACCAGATGGAATACCGCAGGAGATTGAGAAGCCACAAGAATTGCATGCTTCTCAGTCGACTGTTTCTCAACCATATTCAAGTTCCCTCCAACAAGAGATCCTTGCGCACAAGAGGAAGGCGGTTGCCTTCAAGAGAGATGGGAAATTAGCAGAAGCTAAGGAGGAGCTTCGGCAGGCAAAGCTCTTGGAGAAGGGCGTGGAGGAAACACCTCAGACTACGACAACCAAATCCAGTGACAGTTCAGCATCCAATGTCTCGTCTGTGGACAAGGAGGCCAGTCCCAGTTCAGTTTCTAAACCGTTGTCAAGCCGTGAAAAGTTCAAACTGCAGCAGAAATCGCTTGGCCACAAGCGTCAAGCGCTCAAGCTGAGAAGGGAAGGTAAAACAGCAGAAGCTGAGGCCGAGTTTGAACTGGCAAAAGCTATAGAATCGCAGCTGCAAGAGTCGGACGCTCATGATTCTGCTGGGCCAGCAGATGATGTCAGCGTCGAGGATTTTCTCGATCCTCAGCTCCTGTCCGCATTGCAGTCAATCGGGTTAAATGATGGACAATCCAAATCCAAGGCTATAGAACGACCAGAGCCGGCCAAGATCGAGGCGGATGCTGATACAGAGAGAGCTCAGCTGGTGGAACAGATCAAGGCCGATAAAGTGAAGGCGGTGAAGTTAAAACGCTCCGGAAAGCAAGCTGAGGCCTTGGACGCCCTACGACGTGCTAAGCTTCATGAGAAGAAATTACAGTCTCTAACTTGA
- the LOC121808514 gene encoding probable calcium-binding protein CML22 isoform X2, with product MKDPQGAYQSPFKSLYDKLQDILCCSTLPNSYKRLDAALERKMVEMKRNPSRNNNFKSFDSIIMKFPQFREGLKEIRNIFEQYDEDVNGTIDNEELKKCLHVFEFSISDEEIGDLVAYCDIDEKEGIQLKEFIVVVFLTYLLMDAPASPNTKLKMCSPQIETTLNAIIEVFLFLDKNGVGKLKKKDVVKALNEASPKEKSPSHITHSRFSYEPSFFFDNFNILRSTWFITSKRCVWLLTVALLLMQRKWTGIRTGRLASRNSFSRLSVGSGLSVTMKIMKSSFYYMTEAGDLFETRLRVM from the exons ATGAAAGATCCACAAG GTGCATATCAATCACCCTTTAAGTCGTTATACGACAAGTTGCAAGACATACTTTGCTGTTCTACGTTGCCAAACAGCTATAAGAGACTAGACGCGGCCCTTGAGAGGAAAATGGTGGAGATGAAGAGGAACCCTTCGAGGAATAACAATTTCAAATCATTCGACAGCATAATCATGAAATTCCCTCAGTTCAGAGAGGGGCTGAAAGAGATTAGGAACATATTCGAGCAGTATG ATGAAGACGTGAATGGTACTATTGACAATGAAGAGCTGAAGAAATGCTTGCACGTGTTCGAGTTCAGCATTAGTGATGAGGAAATTGGTGATCTTGTCGCCTACTGTGACATAGACGAAAAGGAAGGGATACAATTGAAGGAGTTTATAGTTGTTGTATTTCTCACTTATCTCCTCATGGATGCTCCGGCTTCACCTAACACG AAACTGAAGATGTGTTCGCCTCAGATTGAAACGACCTTGAATGCGATAATTGAGGTGTTCTTATTTCTTGACAAGAACGGTGTTGGGAAGCTGAAGAAGAAGGATGTCGTCAAGGCATTAAACGAGGCTTCTCCCAAGGAGAAATCTCCTTCACACATCACACACAGCCGTTTTAGTTATGAACCCTCCTTTTTCTTCGATAATTTCAATATTTTGCGTAGTACATGGTTTATTACTAGCAAGAGGTGTGTTTGGCTTTTAACAGTGGCATTGTTGCTTATGCAGAGGAAATGGACTGGGATAAGAACGGGAAGGTTAGCTTCAAGGAATTCCTTTTCTCGTTTATCAGTTGGGTCGGGTTTGAGTGTGACGATGAAGATCATGAAGAGTAGCTTCTACTATATGACTGAAGCAGGAGACCTGTTTGAAACAAGGTTAAGAGTCATGTAG
- the LOC121808514 gene encoding probable calcium-binding protein CML22 isoform X1, producing MKDPQGAYQSPFKSLYDKLQDILCCSTLPNSYKRLDAALERKMVEMKRNPSRNNNFKSFDSIIMKFPQFREGLKEIRNIFEQYDEDVNGTIDNEELKKCLHVFEFSISDEEIGDLVAYCDIDEKEGIQLKEFIVVVFLTYLLMDAPASPNTQKLKMCSPQIETTLNAIIEVFLFLDKNGVGKLKKKDVVKALNEASPKEKSPSHITHSRFSYEPSFFFDNFNILRSTWFITSKRCVWLLTVALLLMQRKWTGIRTGRLASRNSFSRLSVGSGLSVTMKIMKSSFYYMTEAGDLFETRLRVM from the exons ATGAAAGATCCACAAG GTGCATATCAATCACCCTTTAAGTCGTTATACGACAAGTTGCAAGACATACTTTGCTGTTCTACGTTGCCAAACAGCTATAAGAGACTAGACGCGGCCCTTGAGAGGAAAATGGTGGAGATGAAGAGGAACCCTTCGAGGAATAACAATTTCAAATCATTCGACAGCATAATCATGAAATTCCCTCAGTTCAGAGAGGGGCTGAAAGAGATTAGGAACATATTCGAGCAGTATG ATGAAGACGTGAATGGTACTATTGACAATGAAGAGCTGAAGAAATGCTTGCACGTGTTCGAGTTCAGCATTAGTGATGAGGAAATTGGTGATCTTGTCGCCTACTGTGACATAGACGAAAAGGAAGGGATACAATTGAAGGAGTTTATAGTTGTTGTATTTCTCACTTATCTCCTCATGGATGCTCCGGCTTCACCTAACACG CAGAAACTGAAGATGTGTTCGCCTCAGATTGAAACGACCTTGAATGCGATAATTGAGGTGTTCTTATTTCTTGACAAGAACGGTGTTGGGAAGCTGAAGAAGAAGGATGTCGTCAAGGCATTAAACGAGGCTTCTCCCAAGGAGAAATCTCCTTCACACATCACACACAGCCGTTTTAGTTATGAACCCTCCTTTTTCTTCGATAATTTCAATATTTTGCGTAGTACATGGTTTATTACTAGCAAGAGGTGTGTTTGGCTTTTAACAGTGGCATTGTTGCTTATGCAGAGGAAATGGACTGGGATAAGAACGGGAAGGTTAGCTTCAAGGAATTCCTTTTCTCGTTTATCAGTTGGGTCGGGTTTGAGTGTGACGATGAAGATCATGAAGAGTAGCTTCTACTATATGACTGAAGCAGGAGACCTGTTTGAAACAAGGTTAAGAGTCATGTAG
- the LOC121808514 gene encoding probable calcium-binding protein CML22 isoform X4 — protein sequence MKDPQGAYQSPFKSLYDKLQDILCCSTLPNSYKRLDAALERKMVEMKRNPSRNNNFKSFDSIIMKFPQFREGLKEIRNIFEQYDEDVNGTIDNEELKKCLHVFEFSISDEEIGDLVAYCDIDEKEGIQLKEFIVVVFLTYLLMDAPASPNTKLKMCSPQIETTLNAIIEVFLFLDKNGVGKLKKKDVVKALNEASPKEKSPSHITHSRFKEMDWDKNGKVSFKEFLFSFISWVGFECDDEDHEE from the exons ATGAAAGATCCACAAG GTGCATATCAATCACCCTTTAAGTCGTTATACGACAAGTTGCAAGACATACTTTGCTGTTCTACGTTGCCAAACAGCTATAAGAGACTAGACGCGGCCCTTGAGAGGAAAATGGTGGAGATGAAGAGGAACCCTTCGAGGAATAACAATTTCAAATCATTCGACAGCATAATCATGAAATTCCCTCAGTTCAGAGAGGGGCTGAAAGAGATTAGGAACATATTCGAGCAGTATG ATGAAGACGTGAATGGTACTATTGACAATGAAGAGCTGAAGAAATGCTTGCACGTGTTCGAGTTCAGCATTAGTGATGAGGAAATTGGTGATCTTGTCGCCTACTGTGACATAGACGAAAAGGAAGGGATACAATTGAAGGAGTTTATAGTTGTTGTATTTCTCACTTATCTCCTCATGGATGCTCCGGCTTCACCTAACACG AAACTGAAGATGTGTTCGCCTCAGATTGAAACGACCTTGAATGCGATAATTGAGGTGTTCTTATTTCTTGACAAGAACGGTGTTGGGAAGCTGAAGAAGAAGGATGTCGTCAAGGCATTAAACGAGGCTTCTCCCAAGGAGAAATCTCCTTCACACATCACACACAGCCGTTTTA AGGAAATGGACTGGGATAAGAACGGGAAGGTTAGCTTCAAGGAATTCCTTTTCTCGTTTATCAGTTGGGTCGGGTTTGAGTGTGACGATGAAGATCATGAAGAGTAG
- the LOC121808514 gene encoding probable calcium-binding protein CML22 isoform X3, which produces MKDPQGAYQSPFKSLYDKLQDILCCSTLPNSYKRLDAALERKMVEMKRNPSRNNNFKSFDSIIMKFPQFREGLKEIRNIFEQYDEDVNGTIDNEELKKCLHVFEFSISDEEIGDLVAYCDIDEKEGIQLKEFIVVVFLTYLLMDAPASPNTQKLKMCSPQIETTLNAIIEVFLFLDKNGVGKLKKKDVVKALNEASPKEKSPSHITHSRFKEMDWDKNGKVSFKEFLFSFISWVGFECDDEDHEE; this is translated from the exons ATGAAAGATCCACAAG GTGCATATCAATCACCCTTTAAGTCGTTATACGACAAGTTGCAAGACATACTTTGCTGTTCTACGTTGCCAAACAGCTATAAGAGACTAGACGCGGCCCTTGAGAGGAAAATGGTGGAGATGAAGAGGAACCCTTCGAGGAATAACAATTTCAAATCATTCGACAGCATAATCATGAAATTCCCTCAGTTCAGAGAGGGGCTGAAAGAGATTAGGAACATATTCGAGCAGTATG ATGAAGACGTGAATGGTACTATTGACAATGAAGAGCTGAAGAAATGCTTGCACGTGTTCGAGTTCAGCATTAGTGATGAGGAAATTGGTGATCTTGTCGCCTACTGTGACATAGACGAAAAGGAAGGGATACAATTGAAGGAGTTTATAGTTGTTGTATTTCTCACTTATCTCCTCATGGATGCTCCGGCTTCACCTAACACG CAGAAACTGAAGATGTGTTCGCCTCAGATTGAAACGACCTTGAATGCGATAATTGAGGTGTTCTTATTTCTTGACAAGAACGGTGTTGGGAAGCTGAAGAAGAAGGATGTCGTCAAGGCATTAAACGAGGCTTCTCCCAAGGAGAAATCTCCTTCACACATCACACACAGCCGTTTTA AGGAAATGGACTGGGATAAGAACGGGAAGGTTAGCTTCAAGGAATTCCTTTTCTCGTTTATCAGTTGGGTCGGGTTTGAGTGTGACGATGAAGATCATGAAGAGTAG
- the LOC121808513 gene encoding uncharacterized protein LOC121808513: MAARIASSRSLSSFLFSPRVNPFSPAYFSTNFVGDSPVLVRDFIRAALYDPEYGYFSQRSDSVGVLDRSIKFNQLDGRKAYTKHVDAIYKQNDISWFTPVELFKPWYAHGIAEAILRTTNLSVPLKIYEIGGGSGTCARGVMDYIKVNAPSRIYDSMQYISVEISSSLAKKQLETVGEVSSHAKKFRVECRDAADPGGWGSEQQPCWVIMLEVLDNLPHDLIYSKDQVSPWMEVWVEKRHDNPELSELYKPLEDPLIESCMEILDLAKDGKPHGSRMGSIAQSFLAKVFPRPRRCWLPTGCLKLLQVLHGALPKMSLIASDFTYLPDVTIPGERAPLVASKKDGTNSDHNSYLDAKGDADIFFPTDFCLLENIDHYCSGWLKPTEAKPLKKGKKRRTLMLDTSSFMEEFGIPSKTRTKDGYNPMLDDFKNTKFYLSVPTHNTK; this comes from the exons ATGGCAGCTCGCATTGCCTCCTCCAGATCCCTCTCCTCATTCCTTTTCTCTCCTAGAG TAAACCCATTTTCTCCGGCCTACTTCTCCACAAACTTCGTTGGTGATTCCCCAGTTCTC GTTAGGGATTTTATTCGTGCGGCTTTGTATGATCCAGAATATGGATATTTTTCTCAAAGATCGGACTCAGTTGGAGTGCTTGATCGAAGCATTAAGTTCAATCAGCTCGACG GCCGGAAAGCTTATACAAAGCACGTGGATGCTATCTACAAGCAGAACGATATATCTTGGTTTACCCCTGTGGAGCTTTTTAAG CCTTGGTATGCCCATGGaatagctgaagcaattctccGGACTACTAACCTATCTGTTCCACTAAAA ATATATGAGATCGGAGGTGGATCAGGAACCTGTGCGAGGGGTGTAATGGATTACATAAAAGTGAATGCACCTTCAAGAATTTATGATAGTATGCAATATAT TTCAGTGGAAATTAGTTCTTCGCTGGCCAAAAAGCAACTGGAAACTGTCGGAGAAGTTAGTAGCCACGCGAAAAAGTTCAGGGTAGAATGCCGTGATGCTGCTGATCCAGGTGGATGGG GTTCTGAGCAACAACCGTGTTGGGTGATAATGCTGGAG GTGCTTGATAATCTTCCACACGATCTAATCTATTCTAAGGATCAAGTCTCACCTTGGATGGAAGTTTGGGTTGAAAAAAGACATGACAA TCCCGAACTCTCTGAGCTGTATAAGCCTTTGGAAGATCCACTTATTGAAAGTTGCATGGAAATCCTGGATTTGGCAAAAGACGGTAAACCTCATGGAAGCAGGATGGGTTCAATCGCTCAAAGTTTTTTGGCTAAAGTTTTCCCGAGGCCTCGAAGATGCTGGCTACCAACCGGTTGTTTA AAACTCCTACAAGTTCTACATGGCGCTTTACCAAAGATGTCCTTAATCGCATCCGATTTCACTTACCTTCCTGATGTAACAATACCAGGCGAACGCGCCCCTCTCGTTGCCAGCAAG AAAGATGGCACTAACTCAGATCATAACAGTTACCTGGATGCCAAG GGTGATGCCGATATATTTTTTCCAACGGACTTTTGCCTTCTGGAAAATATTGATCACTATTGCTCTGGATGGTTAAAGCCAACAGAAGCTAAACCATTGAAGAAAGGAAAGAAGAGGCGAACTCTTATG CTTGATACATCATCTTTTATGGAAGAATTCGGCATTCCTTCGAAGACGAGAACCAAAGATGGATACAATCCGATGCTGGATGATTTCAAGAACACCAAGTTCTACCTGAGCGTTCCAACACATAACACAAAGTAG